Within Bifidobacterium dentium JCM 1195 = DSM 20436, the genomic segment AGAAGTTCCAAAACAAATACCGTATCCTCGCCAAACGCAGCATCACGAGCAAATCGTAAGTCTCCGATGGTCGCACGCCGATACAGTTTTCCCCAGCATTGATAGAGCAACTCATCATTATCAAAAGCGCATAACCGATTCGCCACATCTTTTTCATGGCGTTGGCGAGTGTCGATTACTTCTTCCTGACGCACAGTCCTGCTCCCCTGGCTGACAGTGCCGCCATCGGCAAGCTCTTCGACAACGTCGTATCCGCACACCACCATATCCGCAGAATGCTCGTGCGCACATCTCAAAGCCCCCATGACCGCATCTACACGCAACTGATCATCGCTATCGACGAACAATACATACTCGCCGGTAGCAGTGTCCAAACCAGCGTTACGTGCTTCGGACACTCCTTTACAGGTTTGATGAATCACACGAATACGCTGATCACGCTCCGCGGCCGCATCACAGAGTTCCGACGATCCGTCCGTAGACCCATCATCAACCAGTATGATGTCAAGCTTCGGGTAGATCTGCGAGCGCAAGCTATCCACACAAGCATCGAGGTAATTCTTCGCGTTCCGCACCGGCACGATAATGCTTACTGAGGGTAAGGGAGATATCTCAATATTTCCAGTCATGATCTACCTCCTTTTCTTATGTAGAATTCCTGTAGTCGGGCGGCTACATCAGACATTTCGTATCCTGCGGACCGCACCTCGGCAGTTCGATTCTTCCGTTCAGGCGCATTCCTGAGCATGTCGTTAAGTCGCTCCGCCCAAATCTCTGGTCCGTTTTCCAATCGTTCGAAATGCATAAGATCACACACCCGAACCGCTTCCGGCACTACACCGGCGGAACCAAGGCAAGGCAAACCGGCGCATTGCGCTTCGATATACACGATGCCCAGTCCTTCGGCCACCGACGGAAGCACGAAAGCATCCATGGCCTGGTAGAGTTCTGCGACGTCGGCACGCTGCCCAAGCAAATGCACACAGTCTTCCAAATTCATCTCGACGACGCTACGTTCGATCTCCTCCCGCAATAAACCATCGCCCACTAGAATCAACACAGATTCCGGATGAATGACATGGTAGCGCTCGAACATACGCATCAGGAACATCGGGTTCTTCTGCGGTCGCAATCCACCGCAGAATCCGATGACTGAAGTGTGTTCGGCGATTCCCAACTCACTGCGGAGCCTTTTCCTGACTGCGATGTTATAGGCGAATCGCGCGCTGTCTATGCCATTGCGAATCCAGGTGTAGGGCTTATCAGGAAACATAAAATTCGCCGCCAAATCCGAACAAGCGAAATAATGGGTGGGGTATCGGTCAATATCTTTGGCAATGGCCCTGCCTCGCATGTCCCACAGCAACGCCCGTAGCGGGTTTTCATGATGCTGGTATTCCTCAATGTTATGGGAATGCAGAACGCGTAATCCGATACCTGCGCGCTGCGCATACTTCAATGGCAACGCATAGGGAAAGTTCGCATGCATGTGGACCCCCACGATTTCCGGATGCTGTCGGAAGAACTTCGGCAGACACGTACGTGAACGGATCAGGGAATCTCGCTGTGGAACGAGTTCCCGATATATGGTTCCCCCCATGTCTCGAATCTCATCTTCGAAATGCAGTGGACCGTCATGATGGTCCTGCAGAAAATCGAACTGCACCTTGGTCCGATCCATATGACGGTACACGTTCATGATGAAGGTCTCGATTCCACCCAGACTGGTGGTCATTCCCCATTGGAGGATATGAATAGGCTGTGATTCCATGTTTCATCCCCTCTTCGCACCATCGATCAGCGACAGCAAATGCCGCACCTGATCGTCATAATCAAACCGCTCACCGCGAAGATTGGAGCTTAAAGCATCGCGCAAAGCCTTATCGTCAAGCAGACGGCCAATACCCTCAGCCAATGCGGTCTCATCGGGATGAACCAGGATTCCATCGTGCCCGTCGGTGATCTGTTCATGAGAGCTTGGTATGTCGGATGCGATAACCGGCTTGGCCAGAATCCTCGCTTCCTGCAGCGCAAGGCTGTACCCCTCATATCGCGACGGCTGCACGTAGATGTCGGCCGCGCCGATGTATGGGTATGGATTATCGACACGTCCCTTCAGCATGAAGTATTGCTCAAGTCCGTAGTCACGAATCATCGTTTCCAGTTCGGCCCGCTGGTCTCCTTCACCAAGCACAAGCCAGAGGAAACCCATTCCTCGTTGGCGCAACCGAGCTGCGGCTTTCACCGCTATGTCAAATACCCTTTTGGGGGAGTAACCTTCCCAGTGTGACGATTTTGTTCGCATGTTGGGTGAAATCGTCAAGTAGTGGCTGAGACGCTTTGCGCCTGATATCATCCACGTCCAGCACGTTATACAGCACTTCGGCCTTGGCTGCGTACGCGGGAGCCAGTTCATCGAATCTACGTTTCACCGATGCCGAAACGCAGAACACCTTGTCATATCCGCTCAGGTACGGCATGGCCAATGGCAACCATTCCATACGCTCGTCATGCATCCATGTTGCACGGAAGTCGGCATCCAAGCGGGTTCCGATAGTGGTGGTCAGTGATCCGTAGCCTCGAAAATCGAGCACGGCATCGAAATGTTCCTTCGGTAAATCGACGACATGGGAGATTGCGTAGTCATATACCAGATTGCGCTTTCCGTTGCTGCAGAGAGTCAGAAGCTTGCGTCCGAATCGATACAGAACGCGTTGCATCGCACTGCAGTCGGAGAAATCGTTAAGACCGATGGCATAAGCGAAATTCGAGGTGAAACTGCAGTGTCGAACTGTAACCTGGTCAGGGATCATCTTCAGCAGGGGACCTTTGCGTTCAGCCGTCAACAATGTTACGGAGGCTCGACCGTAATCCAACGCACGCAACAGACGGACCAGAGCGATTTCCATGCCGCCGTCGCCGAGACCGCACAAAACAACAATGCGTGTACGAGATGCATCAAGCATAATGTTTCCCCTTCTCATGATTCCAGATAGGGTAAAACAATGAAGGGCAAAAGACTCCGCCAAGAATACGCATCCAATAACGAGACGGCCGCAGTCGCTTCAACGCGTGCCACCAGTATTTGCGCAGAATCGCCAGATATTCGTCACGATGCGTCGCATCGTCATTAGCGTAAGTACGTAACAGAAGTTCCTCCGCCAGAATGGCATATGACGCCAGTACCGAAGACTTCGACTCCCTTGGAACAATAGACACCATGCGTTTGTGCGCTTCCAAACATGTTGCCACTGATTCCAGATCCAACTTATGAGAAGCGGAATTGGGATTATTCCGGTAATTGTACAAACAACGGTCGGTGCCCACCGTCACCGTTGACAACAACGCGTACTCCACGCTGAACAGCAGATCCTCACACATGGTGATTTTCGAATCAAACCGAAGATTTTGCCGCTCTATCAGCTCACGTGAGAAAAATTTGTTCCACGCATACCCCTTCACTCCGGAGTATGCGAGAATGACGTCCAATGCGTCTTTTCGTGAGAGCACACCGGAAGAGATTCGATAGTCAGACGTTTTTTCACAAACGGTGTAGGGGGTATCTTCGTCCAGTACGCTCCGATAATTGAAAATAGCCATCTGCGCATGCTCACTTTGAACCAACCCGAGCAATCCTTCGATGGCCTCTCTTTCGAGCCAGTCATCCGAATCCACAAATTCCAGCCAGTCTCCTTCTGCCGCATCAAGACCGGCATTCCTCGCCGTGGAAACACCACCATTGGCTTGGTGAATCACCATGACGCGGGAGTCCTTGTCGGCCCACGCATCGCATAAGTCGGCACTACCGTCGGTGGAACCATCATCTACCAGAATTACTTGAATGTTGGCATATGTCTGCCGTAACAGGCTGTTGACGCAGACATTCAGATAGTTACCAGTGTTATATACAGGCACGATAATGCTGACCAAAGGAGTGCCCGTATTCATGAACGATCTCCAACCACTCGCTGCAGCATATGGTACGCCCTAGGAGCCAAGGACAACAGCGTAAGTCTAACTTTTCTTGAGACTGGGACTGTTCCGTCGTGCAATGTCGGCCAGAGGTAACGTCTCATGTCACGCGCAATCCGCCGATATATCTCATGCGGGGTATCACTCTGAAAGATGTTGAACAGTACATCGGCACGACTCTGCAAGCGAAAGTAATTCAGAGCACTCTGGTTATGGTAGCCATGCCGGGCTAGGTAGTCACAGCATAGATCGGCAATCTGGATTTCATCACATGAATGGTCATTAAACGAGTTCATATGCACGATGGAGCCTTGCCGGATGCGGTAATGATACAGCGGTTCCATCCGCACGAAGATCTTATTCATCTGCAAGAAAACTTGCGCAAGCACATAATAGTCCTCACTATTCAATCCTTCATGGAAGCGAACACCATGCTCACTTTTGAAAAAACGAGCATCGAACATTTTGCCCCATACCGGCCCGGCCAACGACAGATGATATAGGAACTGAATCATGGCCTCTTCACTGGTCATGATTCCTTCGGGTGTGCATCTTGCATCGGTGACTATACTGCCATCCTCTAAATCGTGCATGCATGAGCACATCACTATATCCGCGCCGCTTTGCTCGTGCCAATGCAGCAGTTCGGATACATAGTTCGACTCCACATAGTCATCGCTATCCACGAATGTGACCATGTCGCCAGCGATGACGTCCAGTCCGGCATTCCTTGCCGATGCCAGACCACCGTTCTTTTTATGTACCACACGAATGCGGGAATCACGCGCCGCCCACTCGTCACACATCTGGGGACAGTCATCCGGTGAGCCATCGTCCACTAAAACAATGTCCAATCGTTCGTGATCCTGTCCCACAACACTTCGTATGCAACGGTCAAGATAGGATTCCACTCCGTACACGGGAATTACCACAGATACCACTGTCTGGCTCGTCATCAGTCAGCCCTCGTTCCACTCGAATCAAATGAACGCAACAGCCATCGCCAGCCATCAAAAATCGTCGCCATATCATATCGTTCGGCATTACTGCCGCTCATAGATGAATATTCGACACGCTTGGCCCTGTCATCAATCAGTGTGTTGATGGTTGCAGCCATGGTGTCAATGTCCCCCAACGGCACGACCGCACCGTTGACTCCATCTTCAATGACTTCCGATGGGCCTGTTGGACAATCGAAACTTATCAGCGGCAGACGATGCGCCTTGGCCTCAAGCAGTACCATCGGCAATCCTTCAAAACGGGATGTCATCACGAACATGGCAGACCGTCGGTAATATGAGTCCATGTCGTCAACCCGTCCCTCAAGAACCAGCTGGTTATCCAAGCTCGCATCGTGAATCATTTGCTCTAGGACGGGCCTATCCTCGCCTTCTCCGAGAACCATCCACTGCCAATCTGGATGATTCGGCAAAACCTTGCTCGCAACCTTGACCAGCAAATCGAAGCCTTTCTGGTAGGTCAGCCGTCCGGAGCTGAGGATCAGGCGGGAGTCAGCATCATAGGAAACCTCGGTAGGGGTTCCCATAGGATTCGCAATCGCCATGATCGGACATTTCAGCTTGAGGTTGCCTTCATAAAGCTTTCTGTCGGTTTCGGTCAATGTCACGATGGCATCCGCACGTCGTGCCGCCCAACGGCGGGTCAGCTTACGGTAAGGCACTCCGGGATTCTGTAGGTAATTGAAGTGTTCCCATGACACCACCTTCACGCCGGTACTATGCTTGACCGGTAATGAGTACATATCCAAGATACCGTCAATGTCAATCAACACATCGATATGCTGGTTATCAACAATGTTCCGCAATCGTCTGCAGGTATCGAAATAGTGTTGCATGCCATGCGTGACTGTCGGATACAGCTCAAATCGACGGATACTCGGATCAATCGAGAAAAACGGACTATCGTGCTCCTCGAACAAGCTAACGAACGAAATCTCGTAATCGGTCCGTGCCAAAAGCTCGTTGGCAATCATGATGGACACGTTTTCCGTGCCACCTGATCGGGTGATGTCGCCGGAGAAAAACCCAATATGCATCAGGCCTCCATCTTTCCAGCCACATTCGCATGTCTGCCAATGCGTCCCTTAATCTTACTGATGTCCTGTCTCCATTGGGACAAGCGCTGATTCTGGGAAAATACCAGCAATTGCAACACTGGGAAGGTAGCCGCCTCATGACGAACCCACGAGCCAAAATCCGGTTCGAATAACACGGACGCAAGCACATAGCCTAGGAAAATCGAAATGGCCAGAAATTGCGTCTCATCTTCAATCTCGTCAAGTTTGCCGAACAGATGCACCAGATATACGGTCACAGCGACCTGGAAACAGAAGAACGGTATATATTGTATGCCTTTTACTGCCAGTTCAAATGGAATCATCATGCGAATCGCATTAATCAGATAATTCAGCAGGAACAATGGCAGATTCGAGGAATTGTCTCCACCAACCCAGTTCTTGATGATGGTGACGCTGTCGACGTCATCTTCTCGACCGTTCAGGCTGTAGTCGCGGATGCCCATGATCTGCTCATACTCGTCGTGCATGGCCACACTAGTCACCACCATCATCACGCACACCAGCGCATACATCGTCACCGTCGTGATGATGATCTTGACCGCAGGAGGAAACTTATGATTCTTGCGGAACATCGTCAAAATGCAGTAAATGGCAAGCACAAGCGCGGCAATCAGCACATAGTAGGAACGGAATACCTTGCTCTCGAAATACAGGATTACCGTTGCAAAAGCAATCTTCATGGTAGAACTTTCAATCGGCATCAGTAACACCAGATAGACCGCCATGAAGAACAGGAATTGAATAACATCCTTACCGATGCTGAACACGTAAATATTCAATAGGCCGATGCAGGCCAGCAAAAAGATGGCTTGCACCATGTCGGGTTCGGGAAGCCTGAGCACCATGAAAAACACGATTACGGTCAGCAACATTCCTAGGAACCAACTCCACTGGCTGATGGAGGTGAAACCAAAGATGTTGATGGCCTTGAAGAAGTTCGCCGCGACAATATAGCTACCGGACCAAGCCTTTACTCTCATATCTTCATTGACCATGCCGACGATGCGGTTATTATCGTAGAAGTATTTTGCCGGAAGCATCATGGTCAGCAGCTTGGCTGCCAGCATCACAACGAAAGTGAGAACCAGAACAGCATTCTTGTTACGGCTCTCCCACCAGCTGCCTTTGTTCCCAAGTCCAAGCTCATTGCTCATGAATCGTAATCACCTCAAACACGTGTGGATTCGGCCAACGCGTCCACATAGAACCTTTGCAACCATTCCGCGTTGGCCTTGATGTCGAACCCCGCCTTGGTCACCTTGCCCGCGCCTTCCGTGCGATTGGTTCCGGCGTATTCGGCATACTGGTCCAGAATCCGTTTGGCCCATTCCGCAGGAGTGGCATTCAACCCGATAATCTGCACATTCCCCGTCACATCGCACTGTTCGGGCACACGATCGGAAATAGTGCACGGCAAGCCGGACGCCTGTGCCTCGATCATGGTCACCGGCAAGCCCTCATACAGGCTTGGCAAGATAAAGGAATCCATACCTTGCAACAGTCGGTTTACATCGCCGCGCACGCCAAGGAACCCCACGGCATCAGACAAGCCGAAATCGTCAACCTTGGCTTTAATTTGGTTTTTCAATGCGTCGTTCAGCTCTCCGCCGCCTACGAGCCACAGCACACTGTTCGGATGACGCTTATGCACCTCTGCGAAGATGTCAATCAGAAATGTATGGTTCTTTTGCGGGAAGAAACGCCCTACATGGCCGAGCACGAAAGTACCCGAATCGGTGACGCCAAACTCCTCACGCACCTGCGTTGCGATGGCAGCATCGTATCGGTAGGCCGACGTGTCGATGGCGTTACGTTGCTGAATCACCCTGTCACGGTTCTTCTCACCGTACAGCCAGTCTCCCGCTTCGGTTCCGCATGCAAACATGTGCGTCACATACTTCGGCAGACGCATACGGAAGTATTCTCGGAAAATGGATTTCAGATTGAAACCGACCGGGCGATTATGCGCATGTGCGATACGTACCGGAATGCCTTTTTCAGCCGCGATCCGTAACGGGAAGTAGCTACGTTCCTCAAGATTCGAATGAATGATCCGATATTCCGTGTGCTGCTCGAGGAAGTTGCGGAATTCACGCTTGTACCGTCCGAAATACTGCGGGTACATTGGGCACATGCGGTAGATGCGTCCGCCAAGCGCCTCGATTTCATCCTCGTATGCCGCACGGTAATCGCGGTTCACCAGAAAATCGTAGGTGACTTTGCTACGGTCGAAATGGCGCAGATAATTCATCATCATAGTTTCGGCGCCGCCACGATCCATCACCGTGTCAAGCACCAGCACCCGAAGCGGAGCATGCTCAGTCATGGCGGACCTCTTCTTTGAGCAGCTGCTGTTCCAAGCGGACCACGGTATTGGAAGGAATGTTCTCGGCTATCACGCATCCGGCGCCAATCACGCAGTTGTCTCCGATGGTGGCGCCTTTGAGAATCGTCACATTGCTGCCGATCCAGCAATGCTCGCCGATTACCACCGACGCCGTGGAATAGCCTTGGCCTTTGATGGCTTCCTTCTCGTCGGCAAAACGATGATTGTGATCGTACACACGTACGTTCTCCCCGAAAATCGTTTCGCTGCCGATCCTAACCTCCTTGATGGCATGCACCGCGCAATCGTTGTTGAAGAAAACATTGTCTCCGATGGTAATGGTGCCACCCATCTCGGCAGTCAACTGCAACCCCTTGCGGAAATGCAACGATTTGCCCCAGTGGACAGATTTGCCGTAGATAACCTTATAGAGAGACTTCAGCAGCACTCCGGTAAACCGGTACCACAGCTTCACCACTACCATCGGAGTCCCCTTACTATGCAGACATGAACCAGTTACGTAAGCCGTTGCTTACTTCTTGGAGCGAGCGGCACGTGACTTGGACTTCTTCCTAGAGGAGGAGCCGTCTTCGTGGTCTTCGTAGTAGTAATAGCTGGAACGGCCGGCGTTGTTCACAGAGACCATATTCAACACCACACCACGAATAGCGGTCTTGGACATGCGGAATTCCTTCACCACTTCACGCAATGCCTTCTTCTGTGCAACGCCCTGCCCCACGACCAACAGCAGTACACCACCCTGTTCCGCAAATACGGCTGCATCGTTGGCCACGGTCATAGGAGCAGTATCGATGATTACGTAGTCATAACGTTCAGCGGCCTGATCAATGAGCTGGCGCATGACATCAGACCCCAAAATAATGCCAGACGGTGTCTTCTGTTCTTCGGCAGGCAACACATGCAGGAAGGATTTCCAATATGGCTGGATGGCTTCTTTGGCGGAAACTTCGCCGGCCAGCAACGAAACCAGACCGACGCCACTGTTCATGCCCAAGGCCGGAGCCACGGAGGGATGACGCACATCAGCATCAATAAGCAGCACACTCTTGCCTTTTTCAGCGAACGAGACAGCCATGTTCACCGACACCGTCGTCTTACCCTCACGGGGGTTGGCGGAGGTAACGATGATAACGTTCGGCTGCTTCAAATCTTTCGGAGTGACAAAAGAGATGTTTGTAGTCAGACGACGGATTTCCTCTGCCGCACGTCCACGAGGCTTGGCAATAACAGCAGGAACGCCATCGGACACCGTGTGTGTTCTTGGCACGGAAGCGAGCATCGGATCACGAACGATGGACTGCACATCGGCAACATCATTAATGCCTTTATCGAACATCTCACGGATGACAGCACCCAACATCGCGATGATGGCACCCGCAACAATACCGATGGCAAGGTTCGCTTTCACGTTCGGAGAAGAAGCGGAGGTAGGTTCCACCGGGGCTTGGATAACAGCGAAGGAGACGTTAGTGCTGACGCCAGCCATCGCATCAGCTTGTTTTTTCAGCTGCTTCACCAGCTCATCGACAATACGCACGGTTTGTTTCGGATCGGAATCCGTAGCATAGATATAGATAATGGACGAAGCGTCGTTAGACACTGCCGAAACGTTGGGGCGCAAAGCTGATGGCGTGGTGTGGAGTCCCAGATTGTCTATGGTGGCTTGCAATACTTCATCGGACTGTACAAGATTCGGGTACAGGCTGGTCGGAGACGTCCCATTCGAATACTGCTGGTTCGAAGTAGCCGTATCTCCGCTGGACAATGCGGAACTATACTGTGCCAGTATCTCGGTGCTCGCCGTATACACCGGCGTGGTCGTGAATGTTTTTCCCGCGACAACGCCCACCACCGCGCAGAACAGCACAATTTCCACGATCCAGTGCTTCTTGATGGCTCTCAGCACGTCCGATATAGTCATGTTCCCTCTCATTCTCACACTGAAGCGGGCACTCCACCCCACTTGCCGAGAAACGCTCAGTCTTTCGTAGGCTATCTTACCGGCCACTCTGACAAGAACAGACCCCTATTTAAAAATCGGATAAACCCCCTCTCATACCAATTCAGCATGCACCCTTACGACCGAGTGCTGCACCGACGGTACCGAACGGCAGTGCCATGTTGCCCAGCACGGACCAGTTCCACACGTAACTCATATCCAACGCCTCGGACTCCGTAGTACTCAGATCGGAACGGCCAGACACCTGCCATGGACCGGTCATGAGAGATGACAGCAGAATTGCGATGGAAGAGATAACTAGGTTTAAACACGCGTTTAGCAATGGAGCCTTACCTGGACACGGTTCAATCCGGTAAGGCTCCATCACCAAAAAACGCCTCGTCTGTCAGATGATCAGACAGCGGAATCGAGCATCAGGCTTCTTCCGATTCGGACTTCTTGCGGCCGCGCTTCTTCATCACACCCGCTTTGGCGTCAGCCACGGAGAACATCGCCACACGCTCTTCCGGATAGAAGGTTCCCTGCATGGACTGGAACGTCACCTGTCCGTCCTGAGGCTCATCAAGCTTGAAATACTTCAACACGGAGTCGAGAACCATGACATCCTTGATGTTCACGGAGGCGGTCTGCTTGCCTTCCGGCTTGCTGAACTTCACGGCATTGGCATCGGACTGCTTGCATGGTTTGACGGCAAACTGCTTGGTCTTGTCGTTGATCAGCACCTTGACATACGCCGGATATCCGAGTGCGATCGCGGTCGCCTTGTTGAAACGCACCACATCCTTGGTAACCAACATGGAGAGCTTGCCACGCGGCGCAGTCATATTAACTTCCTCAAAACCCTGTAATACCGACATGCTTTACTCCTATTCGAAAACAGTTTTAAACAAATTTATTAATAAGTGTACTGCTTAATAACGGTAATTCAAATTCGAATAGGATTATTTTTTGAATTTAATATGATCCCGTTCCACGGAATACCACTAAAACTGTTTTCGCAAGAATGGCCAAATCGCCAGTAATGGACCAATTTTCGATATAGGAAACATCCAAATATTCACTTTGCTCCTGGGAAAGATCGGAGCGTCCGGAAACCTGCCACGGTCCGGTGATGCCGGGCTTGACCAACAGTCGCGCCGAATATAATGACCCGTACCGCGCCACTTCCTCAGGCAGTGCTGGGCGCGGCCCTACCAGCGACATGTCACCTTTCAAGACGTTGAAGAATTGCGGGAATTCATCCAGTGAGGTCTTTCGAATAAAATGACCGATTTTGGTAATGCGCGGATCGTCTTTCATCTTGAAAATAAAACGATCGGACTGGCCACTTTCCTCTGCGAGTTTCTTCTTCAACTCCTCGGCATTGGTAACCATGGAACGGAACTTATACATTTTGAATGGGCGGCCATGCAATCCGATACGCGTCTGTGAGAAGAACACCGGACCACCATCATCCAATTTGATGGCAATGGCCACACCCAACAGCAACGGAGAGAATACGATCAGCGCAAGCGCCGAGCAAACGATATCAAGTACGCGTTTGACCGCATACGCGGAGTTGGTGTATTGCGGCAGACTGGCCAGCAGCACGGGCTGTTCCGTGGTGTTACGCAGGTACAGGCGATGGCCGCTGATGTCGGCCAACGATACGGACAACGCCAATTCCATGCCCAAGGATTCGATGGCCAGGGACATGCCATGCAGCATTTCGGAATCGCGCGACAACACATCGGCTATGTA encodes:
- a CDS encoding glycosyltransferase family 1 protein, giving the protein MTEHAPLRVLVLDTVMDRGGAETMMMNYLRHFDRSKVTYDFLVNRDYRAAYEDEIEALGGRIYRMCPMYPQYFGRYKREFRNFLEQHTEYRIIHSNLEERSYFPLRIAAEKGIPVRIAHAHNRPVGFNLKSIFREYFRMRLPKYVTHMFACGTEAGDWLYGEKNRDRVIQQRNAIDTSAYRYDAAIATQVREEFGVTDSGTFVLGHVGRFFPQKNHTFLIDIFAEVHKRHPNSVLWLVGGGELNDALKNQIKAKVDDFGLSDAVGFLGVRGDVNRLLQGMDSFILPSLYEGLPVTMIEAQASGLPCTISDRVPEQCDVTGNVQIIGLNATPAEWAKRILDQYAEYAGTNRTEGAGKVTKAGFDIKANAEWLQRFYVDALAESTRV
- a CDS encoding polysaccharide biosynthesis tyrosine autokinase — protein: MTISDVLRAIKKHWIVEIVLFCAVVGVVAGKTFTTTPVYTASTEILAQYSSALSSGDTATSNQQYSNGTSPTSLYPNLVQSDEVLQATIDNLGLHTTPSALRPNVSAVSNDASSIIYIYATDSDPKQTVRIVDELVKQLKKQADAMAGVSTNVSFAVIQAPVEPTSASSPNVKANLAIGIVAGAIIAMLGAVIREMFDKGINDVADVQSIVRDPMLASVPRTHTVSDGVPAVIAKPRGRAAEEIRRLTTNISFVTPKDLKQPNVIIVTSANPREGKTTVSVNMAVSFAEKGKSVLLIDADVRHPSVAPALGMNSGVGLVSLLAGEVSAKEAIQPYWKSFLHVLPAEEQKTPSGIILGSDVMRQLIDQAAERYDYVIIDTAPMTVANDAAVFAEQGGVLLLVVGQGVAQKKALREVVKEFRMSKTAIRGVVLNMVSVNNAGRSSYYYYEDHEDGSSSRKKSKSRAARSKK
- a CDS encoding glycosyltransferase family 4 protein; protein product: MHIGFFSGDITRSGGTENVSIMIANELLARTDYEISFVSLFEEHDSPFFSIDPSIRRFELYPTVTHGMQHYFDTCRRLRNIVDNQHIDVLIDIDGILDMYSLPVKHSTGVKVVSWEHFNYLQNPGVPYRKLTRRWAARRADAIVTLTETDRKLYEGNLKLKCPIMAIANPMGTPTEVSYDADSRLILSSGRLTYQKGFDLLVKVASKVLPNHPDWQWMVLGEGEDRPVLEQMIHDASLDNQLVLEGRVDDMDSYYRRSAMFVMTSRFEGLPMVLLEAKAHRLPLISFDCPTGPSEVIEDGVNGAVVPLGDIDTMAATINTLIDDRAKRVEYSSMSGSNAERYDMATIFDGWRWLLRSFDSSGTRAD
- a CDS encoding glycosyltransferase family 2 protein, which encodes MTSQTVVSVVIPVYGVESYLDRCIRSVVGQDHERLDIVLVDDGSPDDCPQMCDEWAARDSRIRVVHKKNGGLASARNAGLDVIAGDMVTFVDSDDYVESNYVSELLHWHEQSGADIVMCSCMHDLEDGSIVTDARCTPEGIMTSEEAMIQFLYHLSLAGPVWGKMFDARFFKSEHGVRFHEGLNSEDYYVLAQVFLQMNKIFVRMEPLYHYRIRQGSIVHMNSFNDHSCDEIQIADLCCDYLARHGYHNQSALNYFRLQSRADVLFNIFQSDTPHEIYRRIARDMRRYLWPTLHDGTVPVSRKVRLTLLSLAPRAYHMLQRVVGDRS
- a CDS encoding glycosyltransferase family protein codes for the protein MLDASRTRIVVLCGLGDGGMEIALVRLLRALDYGRASVTLLTAERKGPLLKMIPDQVTVRHCSFTSNFAYAIGLNDFSDCSAMQRVLYRFGRKLLTLCSNGKRNLVYDYAISHVVDLPKEHFDAVLDFRGYGSLTTTIGTRLDADFRATWMHDERMEWLPLAMPYLSGYDKVFCVSASVKRRFDELAPAYAAKAEVLYNVLDVDDIRRKASQPLLDDFTQHANKIVTLGRLLPQKGI
- a CDS encoding glycosyltransferase, whose translation is MESQPIHILQWGMTTSLGGIETFIMNVYRHMDRTKVQFDFLQDHHDGPLHFEDEIRDMGGTIYRELVPQRDSLIRSRTCLPKFFRQHPEIVGVHMHANFPYALPLKYAQRAGIGLRVLHSHNIEEYQHHENPLRALLWDMRGRAIAKDIDRYPTHYFACSDLAANFMFPDKPYTWIRNGIDSARFAYNIAVRKRLRSELGIAEHTSVIGFCGGLRPQKNPMFLMRMFERYHVIHPESVLILVGDGLLREEIERSVVEMNLEDCVHLLGQRADVAELYQAMDAFVLPSVAEGLGIVYIEAQCAGLPCLGSAGVVPEAVRVCDLMHFERLENGPEIWAERLNDMLRNAPERKNRTAEVRSAGYEMSDVAARLQEFYIRKGGRS
- a CDS encoding glycosyltransferase, coding for MNTGTPLVSIIVPVYNTGNYLNVCVNSLLRQTYANIQVILVDDGSTDGSADLCDAWADKDSRVMVIHQANGGVSTARNAGLDAAEGDWLEFVDSDDWLEREAIEGLLGLVQSEHAQMAIFNYRSVLDEDTPYTVCEKTSDYRISSGVLSRKDALDVILAYSGVKGYAWNKFFSRELIERQNLRFDSKITMCEDLLFSVEYALLSTVTVGTDRCLYNYRNNPNSASHKLDLESVATCLEAHKRMVSIVPRESKSSVLASYAILAEELLLRTYANDDATHRDEYLAILRKYWWHALKRLRPSRYWMRILGGVFCPSLFYPIWNHEKGKHYA
- a CDS encoding acyltransferase — protein: MVVVKLWYRFTGVLLKSLYKVIYGKSVHWGKSLHFRKGLQLTAEMGGTITIGDNVFFNNDCAVHAIKEVRIGSETIFGENVRVYDHNHRFADEKEAIKGQGYSTASVVIGEHCWIGSNVTILKGATIGDNCVIGAGCVIAENIPSNTVVRLEQQLLKEEVRHD
- a CDS encoding glycosyltransferase, producing the protein MGFLWLVLGEGDQRAELETMIRDYGLEQYFMLKGRVDNPYPYIGAADIYVQPSRYEGYSLALQEARILAKPVIASDIPSSHEQITDGHDGILVHPDETALAEGIGRLLDDKALRDALSSNLRGERFDYDDQVRHLLSLIDGAKRG
- a CDS encoding glycosyltransferase family 2 protein gives rise to the protein MTGNIEISPLPSVSIIVPVRNAKNYLDACVDSLRSQIYPKLDIILVDDGSTDGSSELCDAAAERDQRIRVIHQTCKGVSEARNAGLDTATGEYVLFVDSDDQLRVDAVMGALRCAHEHSADMVVCGYDVVEELADGGTVSQGSRTVRQEEVIDTRQRHEKDVANRLCAFDNDELLYQCWGKLYRRATIGDLRFARDAAFGEDTVFVLELLARGIRVVFSPQCSYLYLQHADSLVRGFRSGKTHDLEYSHGKHLAFYRDMPISDANRRGLYLRMANDTLWAVYDAGKAAGSVDETELLRFVRCAASSPYRGVYLREIRRVAVDRRTKVAFVVNMPFLWKLYWR